A window from Mycolicibacterium tokaiense encodes these proteins:
- a CDS encoding helix-turn-helix transcriptional regulator translates to MDDLRFDSTDLVATENFLAKAYTSLRISGHGQSTRARIDRRWLGQVSLDSLSFSFDMQFNVLPLHKLLIGRVHSGLIETRFGSVRNVLAPGDVALIAPPGAAYSGQLTAGAHDATMLEVGQLDRVASPRDSGGHVVLTGHRPVSPTAGAHLGACVGYLRERVVADPSMRDSPLVASTAAMHLAAVVLNTFPSNAHLEPTAADRTGAKATALRRAIAYIDESAHLDISIGDIAKHVSMTPRGVQYLFRRELDCTPMEYVRRVRLEHAHVELLGADPDTASVAAIATRWGFAHKGRFARHYRQTYGMSPHQTLSS, encoded by the coding sequence GTGGACGATCTGCGTTTCGACAGCACCGATCTTGTTGCCACCGAAAATTTTCTGGCCAAGGCATACACCTCCCTGCGCATCAGCGGGCACGGTCAATCGACCCGGGCGCGGATCGACCGTCGGTGGCTGGGTCAGGTGAGCCTGGATTCACTGTCGTTCAGTTTCGACATGCAGTTCAACGTCCTGCCTTTGCACAAGCTGCTCATCGGCCGCGTGCACTCCGGACTCATCGAGACCCGGTTCGGCTCCGTTCGCAACGTCCTGGCCCCCGGCGACGTCGCGCTGATCGCGCCGCCGGGGGCCGCCTACTCCGGGCAGCTGACCGCGGGAGCACACGACGCGACGATGCTGGAGGTCGGCCAGTTGGACCGGGTGGCCTCGCCGAGGGACTCCGGCGGCCATGTGGTGCTCACCGGGCACCGTCCCGTCTCCCCCACCGCCGGAGCCCATCTGGGCGCCTGCGTCGGCTATCTGCGCGAGCGGGTGGTCGCCGATCCGAGCATGCGTGACTCACCCCTGGTGGCCTCCACCGCGGCCATGCACCTGGCGGCGGTGGTGCTCAACACCTTCCCCAGCAACGCTCATCTGGAGCCCACCGCCGCCGACCGCACCGGCGCCAAGGCCACCGCACTGCGGCGGGCCATCGCCTACATCGACGAGTCGGCGCATCTGGACATCTCCATCGGCGACATCGCCAAACACGTCAGCATGACCCCCCGCGGCGTGCAGTATCTATTTCGCCGCGAACTCGACTGCACCCCAATGGAATATGTCCGCCGGGTCCGACTGGAGCACGCACACGTCGAACTGCTGGGCGCCGACCCCGACACGGCATCGGTGGCGGCGATCGCCACCCGCTGGGGCTTCGCCCACAAAGGTCGCTTCGCCCGTCACTACCGCCAGACCTACGGCATGTCGCCGCACCAGACACTCAGCAGTTGA
- a CDS encoding TetR/AcrR family transcriptional regulator — MEGKQEQARLAVSRHACALFWEHGVSGTSGDDIATAAGLSTRTVWRYFRSKESCVEPVLAKSMQRFVGMLERWPDDLSLGRHLAADAVTHPFSPADLEDERRAMRIAALTDREPALRTSYLMVHDELERALIPVIAKRLRRGVEDLTVRLCAATVTGALRVIDEDVSRAVIVENRTFTTEEILMLIDTAISDATNGRLGGPVSEEPREA, encoded by the coding sequence ATGGAAGGCAAACAGGAGCAGGCGCGGCTGGCGGTGTCGCGGCACGCCTGCGCGCTGTTCTGGGAGCACGGGGTGTCCGGCACCAGCGGTGACGACATCGCCACGGCAGCAGGGCTTTCCACTCGCACGGTGTGGCGGTACTTCCGCTCCAAGGAGAGCTGCGTCGAGCCGGTGCTGGCCAAGTCGATGCAGCGCTTCGTCGGCATGCTGGAGCGCTGGCCCGATGATTTGTCCCTGGGCCGACACCTGGCGGCCGACGCGGTGACACACCCGTTCAGCCCGGCCGACCTCGAGGACGAGCGCCGCGCCATGCGCATCGCCGCCCTGACCGACCGCGAACCCGCGCTGCGCACGTCGTACCTGATGGTGCACGACGAACTCGAGCGCGCGCTGATCCCGGTGATCGCCAAACGGCTGCGCCGCGGTGTCGAAGACCTGACGGTGCGACTGTGCGCGGCCACCGTCACCGGGGCGCTGCGCGTCATCGACGAGGACGTCAGCCGGGCGGTGATCGTGGAGAACCGCACCTTCACCACCGAGGAGATCCTGATGTTGATCGACACCGCCATCTCCGACGCCACCAACGGCCGGCTCGGCGGGCCTGTCAGCGAGGAACCTCGGGAGGCGTGA
- a CDS encoding polysaccharide deacetylase family protein, whose translation MSEISWPAGKRAAAAFTFDVDAESAVLWGNEAVGARMSVMSHQAYGPLVGIPRILDLLDEHQIRSTFFVPGHTADRYPAAIRSLVAAGHEIAHHGYLHEQPTQLTRDEEIDALDRGLAALDEVAGVRPVGYRAPMWDLSWHTPGLLAERGFLYDSSLMDADHPYELAVDSGGSLVEIPIQWALDDWEQYCFLPDVSGTGLIESPRKARELWQLEFDGLRRVGGCWVLTNHPFLSGRPSRAFELGDLMRYVRGHSDVWVASLSEIAEHVRGLRLAPRSITPPEVPR comes from the coding sequence ATGAGTGAGATCAGCTGGCCGGCCGGCAAGCGCGCCGCCGCGGCGTTCACCTTCGACGTCGACGCCGAGTCCGCGGTGCTGTGGGGCAATGAGGCGGTGGGCGCGCGGATGAGCGTGATGAGCCACCAGGCCTACGGGCCGCTGGTGGGGATCCCGCGAATCCTGGATCTGCTGGACGAGCACCAGATCCGGTCGACGTTCTTCGTGCCGGGCCACACTGCCGACCGCTACCCGGCGGCGATCCGCAGTCTGGTGGCGGCCGGCCACGAGATCGCCCACCACGGCTACCTGCACGAGCAGCCGACGCAGCTGACCCGGGACGAGGAGATCGACGCGCTGGACCGCGGGCTGGCCGCGCTCGACGAGGTGGCCGGGGTACGGCCGGTGGGCTACCGGGCGCCGATGTGGGATCTGTCGTGGCATACGCCGGGGTTGCTCGCCGAGCGCGGGTTTCTCTACGACTCCAGCCTGATGGACGCCGATCATCCTTACGAGCTGGCCGTCGACTCCGGTGGCTCGCTGGTGGAGATCCCGATCCAGTGGGCGCTCGACGACTGGGAGCAGTACTGCTTCCTGCCCGACGTGTCAGGCACCGGGTTGATCGAGAGCCCCCGAAAGGCCCGCGAACTCTGGCAACTGGAGTTCGACGGCCTGCGCCGGGTGGGCGGCTGCTGGGTGCTGACCAATCACCCGTTCCTGTCGGGCCGGCCGTCGCGTGCCTTCGAACTCGGCGATCTGATGCGTTATGTGCGGGGCCACAGCGACGTCTGGGTGGCGAGTCTGTCCGAGATCGCCGAACACGTTCGCGGACTGCGCCTTGCGCCCCGATCGATCACGCCTCCCGAGGTTCCTCGCTGA
- the speB gene encoding agmatinase: MSTEPYVRTASGTIGQVDAQQVPRYAGLGTFARLPQTRDVERYDVAVIGVPFDSGVTYRPGARFGPSAIRQASRLLKPYHPALEVAPFVANQVVDAGDIAANPFDIEVAVEQIRAGVLDIVTDPAQRFVLLGGDHTIALPALQAASHLHGPVALVHFDAHLDTWDTYFGAPCTHGTPFRRAAEQGLLVKGHSAHVGIRGSLYDRKDLLDDEELGFTVVHCRDVDRIGIDGVIERVLQRVGEHPVYVSIDIDVLDPAFAPGTGTPEIGGMTSRELVAVLRAMRDLHIVGADVVEVAPAYDHAEVTAVAGANIAYELISLMVDA, from the coding sequence GTGAGCACCGAACCCTATGTCCGCACAGCATCGGGCACCATCGGACAGGTGGACGCACAACAGGTTCCGCGCTACGCCGGGCTGGGTACCTTCGCGCGGCTGCCGCAGACCCGCGATGTCGAGCGCTACGACGTGGCGGTCATCGGCGTCCCCTTCGACAGCGGGGTCACTTACCGGCCGGGCGCCCGATTCGGGCCGTCGGCCATCCGGCAGGCATCACGGTTGCTGAAGCCCTACCACCCCGCCCTGGAGGTGGCGCCGTTCGTCGCGAACCAGGTGGTGGATGCCGGTGACATCGCGGCCAACCCGTTCGACATCGAGGTCGCGGTGGAGCAGATCCGCGCGGGGGTGCTCGACATCGTGACCGACCCCGCGCAGCGGTTCGTGTTGCTGGGCGGCGACCACACCATCGCACTGCCGGCGCTGCAGGCGGCCAGCCATTTGCACGGCCCGGTTGCGTTGGTGCACTTCGACGCCCATCTCGACACCTGGGACACCTACTTCGGTGCGCCGTGCACCCACGGCACCCCGTTCCGGCGGGCCGCCGAGCAGGGGCTGTTGGTCAAGGGCCATTCGGCGCATGTCGGCATCCGCGGCTCGCTCTACGACCGCAAGGACCTGCTCGACGACGAAGAACTGGGTTTCACCGTGGTGCACTGCCGCGATGTCGACCGGATCGGCATCGATGGTGTGATCGAGCGGGTACTGCAGCGGGTGGGTGAGCACCCGGTGTACGTGTCCATCGACATCGACGTGCTGGACCCGGCGTTCGCACCGGGCACCGGAACTCCGGAGATCGGCGGTATGACCAGCCGGGAGCTGGTGGCCGTGCTGCGGGCCATGCGCGACCTGCACATCGTCGGGGCGGACGTGGTGGAAGTGGCCCCGGCCTACGACCACGCCGAGGTCACCGCCGTCGCCGGCGCCAACATCGCCTATGAGCTGATCAGCCTGATGGTCGACGCATGA
- a CDS encoding SDR family NAD(P)-dependent oxidoreductase, with protein sequence MTTDLHGRVALVTGAAQGMGAAHARRLAAAGATVAVNDITDSPRLRALAAEIGGHTAVGDVSDPEECVRLTDDVVQAAGGLDILVANHAYMTMAPLLEHDPDDWWKVVDTNLGGTFFLVQAALPHLRARGGGRVVVVTSEWGVTGWPAATAYAAAKSGLIALVKTLGRELAAEHIIVNAVAPGVTDTPQLRVDADAAGVSLDQMHREYAAAIPLGRIGIGDEIAAAVELLCDFEMKAVVGQVISCNGGSTRTRV encoded by the coding sequence ATGACCACGGACCTGCACGGGCGAGTCGCACTGGTGACGGGCGCCGCCCAGGGGATGGGCGCCGCGCATGCGCGGCGCCTGGCAGCCGCGGGGGCCACCGTGGCCGTCAACGACATCACCGACAGCCCCCGGCTGCGCGCCCTGGCCGCCGAGATCGGCGGCCACACCGCCGTCGGCGACGTCAGCGACCCGGAGGAATGCGTCCGCCTGACTGACGACGTGGTGCAAGCCGCCGGCGGGCTCGACATCCTGGTGGCCAACCACGCCTACATGACGATGGCGCCGCTGCTCGAGCACGACCCCGACGACTGGTGGAAGGTGGTGGACACCAACCTGGGTGGCACCTTCTTCCTGGTGCAGGCGGCGCTGCCGCACCTGCGCGCCCGCGGCGGTGGCCGCGTCGTCGTCGTCACCAGCGAGTGGGGTGTCACCGGCTGGCCGGCGGCCACGGCCTACGCAGCCGCCAAGTCGGGGCTGATCGCTCTGGTGAAAACCCTGGGTCGCGAGCTCGCCGCCGAACACATCATCGTCAACGCGGTGGCGCCGGGGGTGACCGACACCCCGCAGCTGCGGGTGGACGCCGATGCCGCCGGGGTGAGCCTGGACCAGATGCACCGCGAGTACGCGGCCGCCATCCCGCTGGGCCGCATCGGTATCGGTGACGAGATCGCCGCAGCCGTGGAGTTGCTCTGCGATTTCGAGATGAAAGCAGTGGTGGGACAGGTGATCTCGTGTAACGGCGGATCGACCCGGACCCGTGTCTAG
- a CDS encoding SDR family NAD(P)-dependent oxidoreductase has product MSERPVALVTGGASGIGAAVVTALTARGFTPAILDLAVGVDVSDPAAVSAAVDRVRADVGPVSAVVTAAGYYEMAPVAEIAPDAWRRMLRVHLGGLINTARATLPDLIARRGTLVAVASELAVGGGEHDAHYAAAKGAILGTVRSLAAEVAHHGVRVNCVAPGPTDTPLLAPDSPWRAADYLATLPLRRLTRPGEVARCVEYLVCDATFSVGDVVNVNSGAVI; this is encoded by the coding sequence ATGAGTGAGCGTCCGGTAGCGCTGGTCACCGGCGGCGCCAGCGGCATCGGGGCGGCGGTGGTGACAGCCCTGACCGCCCGGGGTTTCACGCCGGCGATCCTGGATCTGGCCGTGGGCGTGGACGTCTCGGACCCGGCCGCGGTGTCCGCCGCGGTGGACCGGGTACGCGCCGACGTCGGCCCGGTCAGCGCCGTGGTGACGGCTGCCGGCTACTACGAGATGGCGCCGGTGGCCGAGATCGCTCCCGATGCCTGGCGCCGGATGCTGCGTGTGCACCTCGGTGGCCTGATCAACACCGCGCGTGCGACGCTGCCCGACCTGATCGCCCGGCGGGGCACGCTGGTGGCGGTGGCCAGTGAGTTGGCCGTCGGCGGCGGCGAGCACGACGCCCACTACGCCGCCGCCAAAGGTGCCATCCTCGGCACCGTGCGCAGCCTGGCCGCCGAGGTGGCCCACCACGGGGTCCGGGTGAACTGTGTGGCCCCGGGCCCCACCGATACCCCGCTGCTGGCCCCGGACTCACCCTGGCGGGCAGCCGATTACCTGGCGACCTTGCCGCTGCGCCGACTGACCCGGCCCGGCGAGGTGGCACGATGCGTCGAGTACCTGGTGTGTGACGCCACCTTCAGCGTCGGGGACGTGGTGAACGTGAACTCGGGAGCGGTGATATGA
- a CDS encoding APC family permease, translated as MSSAVSPVEQPQQLRREFTLWSSFAFAFAFISPIVALYGIFGLALSAAGPSFWWGFALVFAGQFLVALVFATLVSRWPLEGSIYQWSRRLLGTTYGWFAGWVYMWTLVIAMATVALGAAGFLANIAGLEEPSGGTLALIALGILLAGTAVNLIGRRALKIFMIGSIVAEVIGSVVLGTWLLLFHRQNSLSVLFDGGGVDVDLWSWMSGPFLLAVAFIGWSFVGFESAGSIAEEVHEPRRELPKAVLFSLVFIFLVVAYSSLAIILAIPDLGAVADGEVADPVSETLTSALGQGIAKPVEVLFVIGFLASFLALQTSGSRVIWAYARDGALPGAGTLVQLRGQARIPVVAILVTTVVGSALFLLSIVAGDVYSLMVNFTAGGFYLAFLFPLLGFLVVVLRRRWTPASFSLGALTVPVAVAAAVWTVLQFLNIAWPRVAFEQRYLDWSVWIGIAFLAVLGGLILVSVRSRISAPTDE; from the coding sequence ATGTCGTCAGCGGTCAGTCCGGTCGAGCAGCCACAGCAGCTGCGCCGAGAGTTCACGTTGTGGTCGTCGTTCGCCTTCGCGTTCGCGTTCATCTCGCCGATCGTCGCCCTCTACGGGATCTTCGGTCTTGCCCTGTCCGCCGCAGGACCGAGCTTCTGGTGGGGCTTCGCACTGGTCTTCGCCGGCCAGTTCCTGGTGGCGTTGGTGTTCGCCACCCTGGTCTCGCGCTGGCCCTTGGAAGGGTCGATCTACCAGTGGTCACGCCGGCTGCTCGGTACCACCTACGGCTGGTTCGCGGGCTGGGTCTACATGTGGACGCTGGTGATCGCGATGGCGACAGTGGCCCTCGGTGCGGCGGGGTTCCTGGCCAACATCGCCGGGCTCGAGGAGCCGTCCGGCGGGACGCTGGCCCTGATCGCGCTGGGCATCCTGCTGGCCGGCACGGCGGTCAACCTGATCGGGCGCCGGGCGCTGAAGATCTTCATGATCGGCAGCATCGTCGCAGAGGTGATCGGCTCGGTGGTGCTGGGCACCTGGCTGCTGCTGTTCCACCGGCAGAACTCACTGTCGGTGCTCTTCGACGGTGGCGGCGTCGACGTCGACCTGTGGTCCTGGATGAGTGGGCCCTTCCTGCTGGCCGTGGCGTTCATCGGCTGGTCCTTCGTGGGTTTCGAGAGCGCCGGATCCATTGCCGAAGAGGTGCACGAACCCCGACGTGAGCTGCCCAAGGCGGTGTTGTTCTCGCTGGTCTTCATCTTTCTCGTGGTCGCGTACTCCAGCCTGGCGATCATCCTGGCGATCCCGGACCTCGGCGCGGTGGCCGACGGTGAGGTGGCGGATCCGGTGTCCGAGACACTGACCAGCGCGTTGGGCCAGGGCATCGCCAAACCCGTCGAGGTGCTGTTCGTCATCGGCTTCCTGGCCAGCTTCCTGGCCCTGCAGACCTCGGGGTCGCGGGTCATCTGGGCCTACGCCCGCGACGGGGCGCTGCCCGGCGCAGGCACGCTGGTGCAGCTGCGCGGCCAGGCCCGCATCCCGGTGGTCGCGATCCTGGTGACCACGGTGGTGGGCAGCGCGCTGTTCTTGCTCAGCATCGTCGCCGGCGACGTGTACTCACTCATGGTCAACTTCACCGCGGGCGGTTTCTACCTGGCCTTCCTGTTCCCGCTGCTCGGCTTCCTGGTGGTGGTGCTGCGGCGCCGGTGGACGCCGGCGTCGTTCTCGCTGGGTGCGTTGACGGTCCCGGTGGCGGTGGCGGCCGCGGTGTGGACGGTGCTGCAGTTCCTCAACATCGCCTGGCCGAGGGTGGCCTTCGAGCAGCGCTACCTGGACTGGTCGGTGTGGATAGGCATTGCCTTCCTGGCCGTACTCGGCGGACTCATCCTGGTGAGCGTGCGCTCTCGGATCTCGGCTCCCACCGATGAGTGA
- a CDS encoding PucR family transcriptional regulator gives MLDPVAPTPRDLLEQSGLGLELPDADAPGLDRPISWAHTTEMRDPSRYLRGGELVCTVGLSLQTPPDCQTFAEALARADVAGLCFGVGDGHDEVPAALLEHTRRLGLAVLVAPPTVPFSEVSRYVAESWLGPEIAVARATNALVPELVSGLRRHETPRQLLDTAGQILGCYFLLEPPDGIEWVGRGDPPEPALLDVITRFVRAAQGERDIEAALGRERVGQLLSLVERRMLLPDALSQLLPWPGFGAPAIVCSAWPAGAGALLSMAFPGELVGDAPDLCLMLAIEPPGELSVPSGHSASVPLTELGSAITQARIALELATHRGGRVGPDQLSTLESLVEQLPAAQLAPFAQQLIDPLVDLDRRRGTQHVRTLRVFLSVNGSLSETAKALYLHTNTVRHRLSRIQEITGRDPLQHSDLTAFAIGLQACDRAEGR, from the coding sequence ATGCTCGACCCGGTGGCCCCGACCCCGCGCGACCTGCTCGAGCAGTCCGGGCTGGGACTCGAGCTGCCCGACGCCGACGCCCCCGGCCTGGACCGGCCGATCAGTTGGGCCCACACCACCGAGATGCGTGACCCGTCGCGCTACCTGCGCGGCGGTGAGCTGGTGTGCACCGTCGGGCTGAGCCTGCAGACGCCACCTGACTGTCAGACGTTCGCCGAGGCCCTGGCCCGGGCGGACGTGGCCGGCCTCTGCTTCGGGGTCGGCGACGGCCACGACGAGGTGCCCGCCGCGCTGTTGGAGCACACCCGCCGACTGGGGCTGGCGGTGCTGGTGGCGCCGCCGACGGTGCCGTTCAGTGAGGTCAGCCGCTACGTCGCCGAGTCCTGGCTGGGACCCGAGATCGCCGTGGCGCGGGCGACGAATGCGCTTGTGCCCGAGCTGGTCTCCGGGTTGCGACGGCATGAGACGCCGCGGCAGCTACTGGACACCGCCGGCCAGATCCTGGGGTGCTACTTCCTGCTGGAACCGCCCGACGGTATCGAGTGGGTGGGACGCGGAGACCCACCGGAGCCGGCTCTACTGGACGTCATCACCCGGTTCGTCCGCGCGGCGCAGGGCGAGCGCGACATCGAGGCCGCGTTGGGACGTGAGCGGGTGGGGCAACTGCTCTCGCTGGTCGAACGCCGCATGCTGCTGCCCGATGCGCTGAGCCAACTGTTGCCCTGGCCGGGTTTCGGCGCCCCCGCGATCGTCTGCTCGGCATGGCCGGCCGGTGCCGGGGCGCTGCTGTCGATGGCTTTCCCGGGCGAATTGGTGGGCGACGCGCCCGATCTGTGTCTGATGCTGGCGATCGAGCCGCCCGGCGAATTGTCGGTGCCGTCCGGGCATTCGGCCTCGGTGCCGCTGACCGAACTCGGGTCGGCCATCACCCAGGCCCGGATCGCGCTCGAGTTGGCCACCCACCGCGGCGGCCGGGTGGGCCCCGATCAGTTGAGCACGTTGGAGTCCCTGGTCGAACAGCTGCCTGCCGCGCAGCTGGCACCGTTCGCCCAGCAACTCATCGACCCGTTGGTGGACCTCGATCGCCGCCGAGGCACCCAGCACGTGCGCACACTACGGGTGTTCTTGTCGGTCAACGGATCACTGAGCGAGACCGCGAAAGCGCTGTACCTGCACACCAATACGGTGCGACACCGGCTGTCCCGGATCCAGGAGATCACCGGCCGGGACCCGCTGCAGCACAGCGATCTGACCGCGTTCGCCATCGGGTTGCAGGCCTGCGACCGCGCCGAGGGCCGGTAG
- a CDS encoding helix-turn-helix domain-containing protein — protein sequence MHSVAILAYDGMTGFESGVAAEIFGMAELPERFSAGIAAPWYSLTMCAEAPEVRMLGGATLRTPHGLDVLAAADTVIIPSVADITGQPSAGVIAAIRTARERGARLVSICSGAFALAAAGVLDGRTATTHWLYVDQLQQRYPEIDVDPAPLYVDSGDVLTSAGCAAGIDLCLHIVRTDHGSQVANDVARKLVIAPHRSGGQAQYIETPISEPATDGRIAAGMAWALEHLDRPLTLDDLAAQSSLSRRSYLRQFAKATGTTPIKWLIEQRIQASLALLESSSLSVEQIADRVGFESVVTFRHHFVRQVRTTPSEYRNSFAASR from the coding sequence ATGCATTCGGTGGCCATCCTCGCTTATGACGGAATGACGGGTTTCGAGTCCGGAGTGGCCGCCGAGATCTTCGGGATGGCAGAACTGCCGGAGCGGTTCTCGGCCGGGATCGCGGCGCCGTGGTACTCGCTGACCATGTGCGCGGAGGCGCCCGAGGTGCGCATGCTCGGTGGCGCCACCCTGCGCACACCACACGGTCTGGACGTGTTGGCTGCCGCGGACACCGTGATCATCCCCAGTGTCGCCGACATCACCGGGCAGCCCTCGGCCGGCGTCATCGCCGCGATCCGGACAGCCCGCGAGCGCGGCGCACGGCTGGTGTCGATCTGCTCGGGGGCCTTCGCGCTGGCGGCGGCCGGTGTGTTGGACGGCCGCACCGCCACCACCCACTGGCTCTACGTCGACCAACTGCAACAGCGCTACCCGGAGATCGACGTGGACCCGGCGCCGCTCTATGTCGACAGCGGCGACGTGCTGACCAGCGCCGGATGCGCGGCAGGGATCGACCTGTGCCTGCACATCGTGCGTACCGACCACGGCAGTCAGGTGGCCAACGACGTCGCGCGCAAGCTGGTCATCGCACCGCACCGCTCGGGCGGGCAGGCCCAGTACATCGAGACCCCGATTTCCGAGCCTGCCACGGACGGACGCATCGCGGCCGGAATGGCCTGGGCGCTGGAGCATCTCGACCGACCGCTGACCCTGGACGACCTGGCGGCGCAGTCGTCGTTGTCACGGCGCAGCTATCTGCGTCAGTTCGCCAAGGCCACGGGAACCACCCCCATCAAGTGGCTGATCGAGCAGCGTATCCAAGCCAGCTTGGCGCTGCTGGAGTCGTCGTCGCTCTCGGTCGAACAGATCGCGGACCGAGTCGGATTCGAATCGGTGGTGACGTTCCGGCACCACTTCGTGAGGCAGGTACGCACCACCCCGAGCGAGTATCGCAACAGCTTCGCCGCATCGCGCTGA
- a CDS encoding DUF5078 domain-containing protein, producing MRRILLALLTFAALVNAAPAAADATDEYPIPSRMLKTTCTVDQYMAAVRDTDPVYYERYIIDYNNKSPDVQKWARDRITWFFSMDYAGRRAYSEETATNAFYETLAWNWPNWAKLFFNNKGVVAHGTEVCMNYPPVDPTVWTW from the coding sequence ATGCGTCGAATCCTCTTGGCCCTGTTGACGTTCGCCGCATTGGTGAACGCCGCCCCGGCCGCCGCGGATGCCACCGACGAGTATCCGATCCCGTCGCGGATGCTCAAGACCACCTGCACCGTCGATCAGTACATGGCCGCTGTCCGCGACACCGACCCGGTGTACTACGAGCGCTACATCATCGACTACAACAACAAGTCCCCCGATGTGCAGAAGTGGGCCCGCGACCGCATCACCTGGTTCTTCTCCATGGACTACGCCGGCCGGCGCGCCTACTCCGAAGAGACCGCCACCAACGCCTTCTACGAGACCCTGGCCTGGAACTGGCCCAACTGGGCCAAGCTGTTCTTCAACAACAAGGGCGTCGTGGCTCACGGCACGGAAGTCTGCATGAACTACCCGCCGGTGGATCCGACCGTCTGGACCTGGTGA
- a CDS encoding DUF732 domain-containing protein translates to MRGLVAALSVSALLLGAAPTAAADPDEAFAEQLHTFGIYGQKDFNAWIGKIMCKRLRNGHDPDAFASAAFVHAQLQKGSTTDQAWQFVGAGIPIYCPDQMVVLQRAAESRN, encoded by the coding sequence ATCCGGGGACTCGTTGCCGCGCTGAGTGTTTCGGCGCTGTTGCTCGGTGCTGCGCCGACGGCGGCCGCTGATCCCGATGAGGCCTTCGCCGAGCAGTTGCACACCTTCGGGATCTACGGGCAGAAGGACTTCAACGCCTGGATCGGCAAGATCATGTGCAAGCGGCTGCGCAACGGCCACGACCCGGATGCCTTCGCCTCGGCTGCTTTTGTCCATGCGCAGCTGCAGAAAGGCTCCACCACGGATCAGGCCTGGCAGTTCGTCGGCGCCGGTATCCCGATCTACTGCCCCGACCAGATGGTCGTGTTGCAGCGCGCCGCCGAGAGTAGGAACTGA